The nucleotide sequence CAAGCTTACGAGGCAGAATTGTCCACCGAGATCGGCAGGAACTTTGAAGTAGACAAGATCCTAGATTTAGTGTTCTCAGTGTACATACCAAAATACCAACTGGACAGACTGCTAAGCATCTTCAGCTTTTTAAAACAGTGTTTCACTTCACCTGCGGACACGGTACTCTACACGGCGCTTCTTAAACTGGAGCAGTCAGTATTACGATATTATGTTGTCAATGCCTTGAAGTCTGGAAGGCAAGAAAAAGTTGTTGAATTCTTTAGCGCAAGCGGCAGTTATCTGATGCAAAAGCGTGAAGATTGGATAGCATGGTTTGGTGCGTCTTCTTAGCCTTTTAGTGCTCTGTTGCCCACATTGTGTCTGCTTCTACTTACGCTTTGCCAATCTCAATGACACTATGCAGCTATACCATATATTAAGAACCCAAGCTTGGATCCACAGTTCCGTATGTATTTTTCCAAAGAATGGTCAGACACTTTGGTTCTTTCATTTCGGAACTTCTTAAGTGGGATATTCAATGGTACTCATATCCTTTGTATTCATTTGTACTCAAGTTAGCAGGGTGCTTTTCATCTTTCCTAATACACAAACTTCTTATCTGAGTTATAATTTATTCACATTCTTGTTGACGCCAAACTAATATTATCGTTTGCTTAAACACCGTTTTATCCTTAAGTTTCCACGAATCCCAGCTCTTTTGAAGATTAGCACTGAAAAGAACATGATCAAGTGCCTCAAGAGTGACATAAAGCAACTGAATAACAAATTGTCAGAACTGCAAGCATTGTTAGAGGTGAAGGAAGTTGAACTATCTCTGCTGAGAAGGTAAAGCTATGCTCTTTGGACTGCAAAATTGCTCATATATCTTCAGATGCATGGCCTTTTGTAAATAGGCTATCATCTGTTTGCAACTTTGCATACGAATAGCTGATTTACAGATGTGATAGAACTAATAAAACTAGGTTCATCAAGTGCTCTTAGCTCCAGCTTTCTTCACTATTAGGTTACATAGCTTATCATTGTAGAGTATGACGTAGAATGTGACTGCTAGAGTTTTTGCGAATCTCAAGCGCCTATGGGTATCCACTAAATATCTCGTAACTGATAAATACAGGAGTGGTAATAGTATTGATTCTGGACACAAGAATTTACTCGAGATTACTACATTTGGTTCTTCCGTTGATGGACAAGCTTTCTCAGGAGTCTACGAAGAATCCTCAACTTCAAGTATACAGGGTGTTGATTCACATACTTTGAGTTCAGTAAAATCAAGAGATGAGAAATTGTGTGATTCTTCTAGGATGAGCAATGCAGGTTGGCTCCTTTTACTAGCTAGTTTTTTTTCATACCATATTTTTTTTGGACTGTGGTTTTCTCAAGCATATGTATGATTATTTACCATTGGGTTATGCGAGGTAACTAAATTTTTTTGGTCTGCCGACAAGTACATAACCTTTCTTTCCCATCAACCATTCTAATATCCACACTTTGGATTACTTTTATGCTTCACCGAGCATATATTTCTATTTTGATGTTCTTCAATGTATTTGTTCTGTACATGCCCATTTAGGATACTACATTGTCTTACATATGAAAACCTTGAAGAATAATATGTTTCTTTTGTTGCAGAAAATGAGCAGATTTTGGTGTCAGAGGAAGATTTTCCTGAAGTGAAGGTGGATTTTCAGGTACGCTATAGTTTATCCCTAGTAATTATCCATCTTTGTGGTTTCCTATATAACTAATTAAACCTGCTAACAGGAAACATTTTTAGGCCATAACAGTTCCATAAGTAGCTGTCGGTTTTCTGCTTCTGGATCAAATATTGCCAGTTCTTCGACTGATGGCACAGTGAGGTAATTGCGCTATCTTGATTCTGATTTTTTTTTTTCCTAACTGAAGTTTCTAGACTTTGACCCGTTGATTTTTCAAACTCTTATAAAGAATCTGGACATACGactcatcaacaccatcatcaaaAAATGCAACTATATACTGTGGAGCTGAAGTCAGCGCACTTTCTTGGGAATGCAGATCTGACCGCTTGGTATGTCTATCGTATATTTTAATTCTACCACATTAGTTTTTCCACACCATTTCACCTTCGAAGAACATATTTTAAGACTTTTGTTTTATCACCCATTTCTCTTGACAATAGCTGCTCATAGGCACAGCTAATGGAGGCATTAAAGCTTGGAATGCTGATGCAAAGAGAGTTGTTTGTGACCTCAGTACATCCAAGGACTTCCCAAGGTTAGAAGTTACCACCTATTACTTTTGGGCTCACAGCTCTATCTATGCTGATGAAGCTTTTCAATTTCTTGCAGTGTGCTTGATTTGAAGTGTAGCCCTGTAGATCCCGTGTTCGTCTCCGCAGCTGCATCGAGACGGTAAACCTCAGATTTCTTGCTTTGTAAGAAATCAGTTGCCAGTTGCTGCAAAATGGCAGCTTCTTTCTCCTACAAAAAAGCTTTACTGCTAAACGCCTGTTTCTGACAGCAGAGTTTTGTCCTATTTTCACATATCAATTTAAACTATAAAAGTAATACTAGTTTCAGCACGACCTATCTACAACTAGTAGTATAGCTCTCAAATACCATTGTCTTATTGTACCTTCAATTGTTATTGTCTTATTTCCAGCTTTAAATTACTTTTCAGGCATGGATCAACTATATTTGACAGAACAGGATTTGCCTCCTTGACAGTATGGCATATGAAAACATGGAAGCCTCTGGtactgatttttttttctttcaaccCCTTATCTTGAACCTAGTGGGAGTCTCTAGCCAGTAACCTTTCCGTTATATATTTCCGTTTCTTCTATTTGAAGACAGTCCTCCCTCTTGGCGAGGATCCACCTGCTATTACTTCACTTTGCTTCAATCACAATGGGAAGATCTTGGCAGCATCTGCAACAGATGGCATGATTCACATGTTTGGTATCCTTTTATTATGTTAACTGCCTTTGACTTGGTATTTGGTATCATTTATTGCTTGAGGACAGCTAGAACTTGGTTATGTTGTTTCTTTGAGATATTATTTGTGTTTTATGATTGTTGGAGCCCATAGTACTACTCCCTTTACTGCACATAGACATGTCTGCTGGTCTACAAATCACTGGATGGCCTGCCCATGATTCCCCTGTCAGCTCAGTTCTTTTTGGGCCAGCTGAAACAAGCATCTTCAGTTTAGGCTCAGATGGAAAGGTATACAGCCCCTTTTAGTACATAAATGCAACTCTGTTGATGTATATATGTAAGTACATAACACAATGGTAATTGTATGCACCATATGTACCATTGGACCCTGTGAATCATACAGTCTTCTAAATTCCAATGCTTAATCAGCTTTAGGCAAAGTAACAACTGTAGCATTGTTATAGGTTAACTTTCACTTCGTACTTGTATTAATTGATTTTCGTATACAAATATGTACCCCATAATCTTTGGCTTAGCTTGTGTGGTTGTATTGTATCTAATGTTAACTGTATGATCTTTAGATATTTGAGTGGAGCTTGCACAATCAAGGTCAGATTATTTGGTCAAGAGATTGCAGTAGGTAAGAGTATTTCACAGTTGGTGAATCATCATTGAATTGCAAATGGCAGCTAGTGTTGGTTtggtaaaaatgtacttcaaacccttaatttctttcacatatgttctcactctcacttatTGGAGTAATGGGAGTGGAAAAGGTGTTTAAGTATGCATATAGTATAAATCTGTGTACCATTCATATCCACTCTTGCAGTATGTGAAATAAATATTTCAGCCAATCCAAAGAGATTAATTTGAACTATTTAGTTTCAGGCAAAACAATAGTTTTCTAGCAAGATCTCTATGCTAATGTGCTCCTATGCATTTTCGTATGGCGCATCTGGCATATAGACTTCACACACACTTTGCACACCAAACTGTTTGTCAATCCACAGGTTTGAGGAAAACCAGTACTCCTTTGAAGCTTTTCTATATAGGATCTGTAGACAGTTTTAGATGCATGCTTGAAACTCGGTAATAGCACATAATTTTGAAATTATTAGTATGCATCGAATTGACAATTAAGTTTTTTTTCATAGCATTCTTGAGCTATCCCATGTGAATGCACAGCCTCTCATATCTGATAATATCTAATGTCATGTTTGATTTCTTGATATTAGGTGAAAATTTGAAAGAAACATTGTTATTTCTGTAGGATTAAGCTTGATTTAGACAGTCCGGCTAGTTGAATTTGTGCCAATGGACTGCTGGAGTACTTTTTGACATGAGACTGCTAAACTACTTGAATGCTCTACCTGATTGAACTTTTATTTTACCAGAACAGCATGGTATATTGTGTTGGTGTATTATGCAACTGTGAAGCAGTCCTTTCTCATTTCTCCTAATTTGTCTTCTGTGACCAGGTTTTGCAACCCTGAGAGCTTTAACAAACGCATGCATGAGGTAGCGTTGGATTCTAATGGCAAGAGGCTTCTTGCTACGTCGGGTTTGGTTCGGGCTCCAATATACCAGGTTTTCACATTGTCCACACTCCCTAATTAAGTTCGTTTTGCTGAAGTAGATGGATGCCAATACAGCAGTCCACTATATCCCTTTCAGGTGCAGGGCCATGAGAGAGGGTTGAGGACACTTCCTCATACTGCACCTATAACAAGTGTGGACTGGCACCCCACGCGGCCAATCTATGTTACCGGTTCTGAAGACCACTCTGTCCGCGTCACATCCATTCTATGATATTCTACGTTGAGCAGTTTGCCCTTGAGATTTTGTTGATTGTCCGATGCAACCAGAGGTGCTGCTCCGTGGAGTGACCTCCAAGAGATGAACCAGTTCCATGGATCCTCATGATATTCCTGATTATCTCATCCAGATAGATCCTATTGCGTTGGAAAACTGGGTCATGTTTGTGTTTGTAGACTTGGCGAGTCGGTGAAACTATGTTGTAAAAACGGGTGAAAACATATGTGATCTCTTTACATGGTAGGGGCCTAGGAGCTTTACAGCAAGTTTCTCCCATTCCCATCAAAAGAATTAGGGATCAATCCATGCTTGGCACGAATTTTCACGAGTGTGCTTATCATTTATTAAAGAAAGAAGAGGGGGTAAAGAGCCCCATCCACGAGTGGCTTACATGTGATTACACAAGGCACTCTGGCCATGGGAAACGCTGACTAACTAACTATCCCCGACCACCCACCTAGTCAAGTACCCAAAAAAGGATCCAAGATCCCTCTTGATTAGTCGCGCAGCTTTCCACGTTCGGTCCTTGCTCGTCACCTTGTCAATTAAGGTGCCGCACCGTCAAAAACCACCGCATTCCGGTGCTTCCAAAGTTCCCACATCACAAACGAGAGAATTGTCCGTATATCCTTCCCTCTAGGACAATCCACCAAAGTCCGGTCGGCTGTTGGTGCGGCGTCAGGCATGTCCAATGCCGAAAATACTCTATGCCAAATCGTACGCGCCAAGACACACTCAATAAGGATTTGGTTTAACGTCTCCGCCCCCTGTCGCATAGTGGGCAAGAGGCTTGGTGGGGGAGCCCACGGCGAGCCAAGTGATCCGAAGTACATCATCTGTTTTTGCCTTCGAGCCAAGTGAAGAAATGGCACGACCGCGGTGCTCTTGATTTCCATGCCATGTCCGCGTGTGGGGCGACCTTCATACCCCAAAATTTAGCCGCGCTCGCCATTTTCTTCCCAGACCCACCGTGTCGAATCCTCTGCAGAACGCTCGAGATCAATGGCCTCCGTTCTTTCCCAAATATCAAAGACCTCCAGGAGTAGGGTCTGATCAATTTTAGGGCCCATGTCGTGGGTCCAGGCCCTGTTGTGTAGCGCCTCCGCAACCGATCGTGAGGTGCGTGTTCCTTTGCGTACCCGATGATATAGGCCGGGAGCAATGTCTTGGACCCGGAGCCCCTGCATCCATCGATCTTCCCAAAACAGCGCCGAGCGACCATTGCCAAGTTGTGTCATAGTTGCTACCTAAAAGATGTGTTGAGCCTCATTCGGGACCTGTATGTCAAAGCCAGCCCATGGTCTAGTGCTACCTGTGCGTTGCAGCCACGACCATCGGGCCTGAAGAGCAAGGTTCAGCCATGGTAGATTTTGGCATCACCTTCCGAGCTTCACGTGATGAGGATATGACGCGCaacaatgaagaggaggaggaaaaatCGTCTTCGGAGGAGTCGGATGAATCGGAGaaagatgaggatgaagacgaagacgaggacgaggcttgATTCTTGTGCCTTTCGTTTGTGTCATCATAActtggtttgcattttgaacttggttgaaTTATGTTGTGGGCATGAATTTGAACTTGTGGGCACGAACTTGGTTGAATGATGTTTATGGATTCAATATATGCCATGTGTTTTGTGTTGATGTGTGAAATTTGTGCCCAAAATGAGAACAAATATGTGCGCCGGCTgctcgcgcgcgctgcattttagcgcggctgctggagtcaGCGCTGCGCGACGCGCCAAACCTGACGTTGGGCGCGCCGCAAACCAGATTTTTAGCGCGCCGCACgttgggcgcctgttggagatgctctaactaacTAACTATCCCCGACCACCCACCTAGTCAAGTACCAAAAAAGGATCCAAGATCCCTCTTGATTAGTCCCGTAGCTTTCCACGTTCGGCCCTCGCTCGTCACCTTGTCaattacttcctccgtcccaagaTAAGTGTCTTGAGTTTAGTATAAATttatactagagctagtacaaagttgtgacacttattttgagacggagggagtacgtcgtTGGCCGAAGGTGCCGCACCATCCAAAACCACCGCATTCTAGTGCTTTCAAAGTTCCCACATCACAAGCGAGAGAATTGTCCGTATATCCTTCCCTCCAGGACATGTTGCGGCGCATGAGTTGCACCAATCCACCAAAGTCCGGTCGGCTGTTGGTGCGGCGTTAGGCATGTCCAATGCCGAAAATACTCTATGACAAACCGTACACGCCAAGACACACTCAATAAGGATTTGGTTTAACGTCTCTGCCCCCTGGTTGCATAGTGGGCAAGAGGCTTGGTGGGGGAGCCCACGACGAGCCAAGCGATCCGAGGTCCAGCATATGTTTCTGCCCGCGAGCCAAGCGAAGAAACGACATGACCGCGGTGCTCTTGATTTCCATGCCATGTCCGCTATGGCGCGACCTCCATACCCCAAAATTTAGCCGCGCGCCCCATTTTCCTCCCAGACCCACCGTGTTGAATCCTCCGCAGAACGCTCGAGATCAATGGCCTCCGTTCTTTCCCAGAGACCAAAGACCTCCAAGAGTAGGGTCTAATCAATGTCAGGGCCCACGTCGCGGGGTCCAAGTCCCGTTGTGTAGCGCCTCCGCAACCGATTGTGAGGTGCGTGTTCCTTTGCGTACCCGACGATATAGGCCGGGAGCAATGTCTTGGACCCGGAGCCCCTGCATCAATCGATCTTCCCAAAACAGCGTCGAACGGCCATTGCCAAGTTGTGTCATAGTTGATACCTGAAAGATGTGTCGAGCCTCATTCGGGACCTGTATGTCAAAGCCAACCCATGGTCTAGTGCTATCTGTGCGTTGCAGCCACGACCATCGGGCCTGAAGAGCAAGGTTCAGCCACGGTAGATCCGGGATGCCTAGGCCTCCAGCCCAGGTTGGTGTGCATACCGATCTCCAAGCGACTGCACATTGTCCGCCGTTCGCCTCGCTCTTACCACAACATAAGAATCCCCTACAGATCTTTGTTATGGCCTTGAGCGTCTTGGGTGGGGTGTTGAGCGCAAGCATGGCATGTAAAGGTATGGCACAGAGGACCGACTTGATAAGCAGCAGGCAGCTGCTTTTGGGCAGGGTGGCCCCCTTCCAGTGCGGCAACTTGTTAGCTACTTGTTGCACCAGATCGTGCAGCTGAGCTGCCGACAGTTTGCGAACACTCAGTGGCAGACTGAGATACTTACAGGGAAAGGACCCTACCAAGGACCTCCGTGATTGCCCTGGTCTGGTCCTCGGAGCATCTTAATGGTACGGTCATAGTCTTGGCCAAGTTTACTCGCAGTCCCGACGCCTGCCTGAAGGTGCCAAGGATATCCATGCACAGTTGGAGCTCACCCTCATCCGGCTTGAGAAAGATCATAACATTGTCAGCAAAGATAGACATCCTTTGATGCAGACCATTGCGTGCTAGGGGGGCGAAGAGGCCCCTCTCGGATGCCACCGAGTACAGCCGGTGCAGAGGTTCCATCATAAGGATGAAAAGCATGGGGGATAAGGCTTCGCCCTGCCTGAAGCCCCTACAGTTCATGATTGGCGCTCCCGGCACCCCATTGACGAGAACTGTAGTTGAGGAAGTAGATAGCAGGCCCACAATCCAGGAGATCCACCGTGGCCCAAAGCCCAAGCTCGACAGAACCTCGATTGTGAACGGCCACTGAGCTGTGTCAAATACTTTTGAAATGTCAAGCTTGATCATGACAGAAGCATTCCGGAGGGCATGTAGCTGGCACCAATTTTTTTTTATGATGTACGTATTGCTGGTTCTTGAAGGAAAAATGATGTGTTGCTGTTTGATTAGCAAAAAATGTCCTATCAGTTGATGGTTTGGGGCCAATTAGGGTTCTATGTCAAGCATCTCCAGGAGCACGTTTACATAATTCTTGTGAAATCCTAGTAATAATAaccactccctccgttcctaaatataagtcttcgtaaaGATTCCACTacgaaccacatacggatgtatatagatgtattttaagtgtagattcattcattttgctccgtatgtattctatagtggaatctctacaaagacttatactccctccgtccggaaatacttgtcattgaaatgaatGTACAtctccatttcaatgacaagtattttcggacggaggaagtatttaggaacggagggagtagtagtcaaTTCACGTTTGCTGTGGTGTACTGGTGTCTATCCATCTCTGACATGTCTTTTTTGTTCTAAAAGTAACCCGTCCCTGAAATCTTCAGTCCTCCAAATCGCGGCAGATGTCATGGACGCTGCCGCCGTTTGTTCTATATATAGTACTTTACAATTGATTGCCTTTGACTTGCTGGGAGCGAAACTTCATGTCAAACAAAGTGCAATGAATTTTTTGCAGGGTAGGTCAACCAACGACGGTTAGCTGCTATACATCGGCAAAATATATATACATAGTCAGATTTTTTTTAGGGAACTTcacaattactccctccgtaaactaatataaaagcgtttagatcactattttagtgatctaaacgctcttatattagtttacagagggagtactgtaTTAAAAAAAGAAAGTGTTTGGCGAGCCATTATTTGCTTGATAGCGATCATAAGCAAACTATCTCCTTGTACTCAACCATTTCACATAATCTGGACCTGTGTGAGTGAATTGAGCTGCGAATCAAGGGAGAGTTATGTCTACAGCTCTTTCCAGGGAGCCAACAATAACCATTTTTGTCTGAAAATAGGATTCCCCCAGCTGTGGATAGCTCGTACATGGGACCACCAAGCAGAATTATGTTCTAATGAGTCAACATGCAGTTAATTTCACCGGCAACAGCAGCGCAAGTAGTTAGCAGCAGCTAGCAACAAATAAAGCATATTTGCATTGGTACATGATGAATGAGTGATGTGAAGCATGGGCACATTATCAATCGAagcaatttgcaaaaaaaaaaacgcaTCAATCGAAGCACTGTTCTATCAACACAAACGTACGAAGCGACAAAGGGATTAACTATGGATGCACAGTCGTACAGGAATTAGCTTAACCGCCACATGCACGGACTGCGCTGGCATTACTCTACGATACTACACTTTTTTCTTAATCatgttattttttttaaaaaaagaaggaaagactcccggcctctgcatcaggtgATGCACACAGCCATATATTATTTAATTATTATCGATATGCCAAATCCAGCTTACAAAGAGCCAAAAAAAAACTTGAGGGCATCCACATTGGACATGCTTCGCGGCATCTCGAAATCAAATGACCGAACCGACGGTGACATTGTTAGTAGAAAAAGGACACAATGCTCCAAGACAGTGCCTTCAAGAGAATTGCCGCTCGCATGTCGATATTGACGAACCTAACCAGATGTCAGACCGAGGATATCACCCCGAAATAAATCTTTGAACCAAtaccttcaacaaggtaacaacgCACGGACGTCGATGCTACATGATCAGGCCATAGGGCAAGATTCTGAATTAACCCAGAAAAAAATGCAACCTTGGTCTGCCACCATAGTCGTCGTCCACCACTCTACTGGCCTGCTCACATTGAACCGACCGGCCAAAGGAGAAGATGTTGAAAGAGACGCCATCGCCTTACTTCCAAACACTATGACACTGTATCACTTATGGTTGTCGTGCAAGCTGTAGCAGTGCCAAGCAGTTGTCGCTGCCTGATGCACCGCCAAGTTGCCAATGCCCACCAGGAGCCGCTCTTGCCCACAATCGAGCCAATGCCAGCCTCAGGAGCATTCACGAACAACGGCGAGGGGAGGTGGACtgctcctcgcacatcctcccccATGAGCCTGAGCCATCGCTTTGTGCAAGGTGCCAGATCCAACAAGCCTCGCCACTGCATGCGATTCGTACGCAAAGCCCACCTTCAGCGCAAGGGGCACTCGTGGAGATGTCAGGGAGGGGCCGCACACCAAGTGACAACGTGTCAACCCGGTAGATCCGTGTCTACAGAGTAGCCATGCAGGGTCACCATTAGAACTCCCAGCCACACACGACAACGATGCACCGTCTGAAGCCATCCATCTAGGACGGAGGCTTGCAAGGGCCGAGGTCCGGCCCGATGACACCCTCCCCGATGACACCTTCCTGAGTGTGGCCACCACTGCCATCTTCCTGAAAAATCCTGACCTGATGGCGCAAATCCATGGAAGATCGCCGAGTTGTCTCCATAGGGTCCGCTCTAGCCATGAAATCTGACAAAGAACGGGCAACATATGTTGATCTCGATGTCGGAAGCcgcttgttggaaatatgacctagaggcaataataattatATCACTTATTTCCAAGTTTATAATTAAATGTTTTAGTCTATGCTACAACTGCTATGATTCTTGAATATGTGATTCAAAGGAAAACTGATAAGCACACGCAGAGTTATAGACCGTAAAACCCGATCCTAGCCTCGACTTTAGGACtcgctcaagtgttgcatgatggttatgttttcctgatcatgggcatacGTTAACGGTAACAAGGATGTAGACAACTTTGAGAGTATGATATTAGAAGAACCATCGTATTGAATTGACCCAACTTGTATGTTATACTTTGAGATGTCATCGTCACATGTCTAAAGTTCATAACATGGAGAGTTAACTATGctcatttccttagaccacgagagCATCAAGTCACTTCATACTGGACAATGTGCTTTGGGTTTGTTCCAACATCACTTATAACAAGATGATCATAACGGAACATATAGGTTCACCGAAAAGTGTGACAAGAGGcaagatagctcaagagtgggattcgacgatggagagatattcttagggccctatcggtgtgacgacatccatcatcatctggccagacataggtgactTGCTCATAGGGATGCCGGAACATGACAATGAGAAAGGAACAAAACCGTTAAcgaggagaccggtatagtgagcatgagaatgactcaagag is from Triticum aestivum cultivar Chinese Spring chromosome 1B, IWGSC CS RefSeq v2.1, whole genome shotgun sequence and encodes:
- the LOC123121052 gene encoding WD repeat-containing protein 91 homolog encodes the protein MENVQYAEELVREFLVFRGFTNTLQAYEAELSTEIGRNFEVDKILDLVFSVYIPKYQLDRLLSIFSFLKQCFTSPADTVLYTALLKLEQSVLRYYVVNALKSGRQEKVVEFFSASGSYLMQKREDWIAWFAIPYIKNPSLDPQFRMYFSKEWSDTLVLSFRNFLSGIFNGTRIPALLKISTEKNMIKCLKSDIKQLNNKLSELQALLEVKEVELSLLRRSGNSIDSGHKNLLEITTFGSSVDGQAFSGVYEESSTSSIQGVDSHTLSSVKSRDEKLCDSSRMSNAENEQILVSEEDFPEVKVDFQETFLGHNSSISSCRFSASGSNIASSSTDGTVRIWTYDSSTPSSKNATIYCGAEVSALSWECRSDRLLLIGTANGGIKAWNADAKRVVCDLSTSKDFPSVLDLKCSPVDPVFVSAAASRRHGSTIFDRTGFASLTVWHMKTWKPLTVLPLGEDPPAITSLCFNHNGKILAASATDGMIHMFDMSAGLQITGWPAHDSPVSSVLFGPAETSIFSLGSDGKIFEWSLHNQGQIIWSRDCSRFCNPESFNKRMHEVALDSNGKRLLATSGLVRAPIYQVQGHERGLRTLPHTAPITSVDWHPTRPIYVTGSEDHSVRVTSIL